The following nucleotide sequence is from Petrotoga sp. 9PW.55.5.1.
GGAGCTATAACCATTCCAGCATCTGCTATTATTAAAAGTTTATGATATCTAGGAATTTCAAAAACACAAACTAAATTCATTGTCTTACCTGTCTTTAACCCAAATTCATCTTTCAAATAAACAGACAATATTTCAGAAGTTGCTAATTTCCCTTTCATTGGTAGATCAGCTCCACCTTTAGATACAAATTCTATAGCCTTTCTAGCTGAATCTTGAGTATTAGATGTATGTATAATTTCCACATCTGAAATATCAATATTATATTCTTTAGAAATATTTTTTATCTTTGCTTCATCTCCAAATAGTATAAAATCACATAAATTAATTCCTTTTGCTTTTTGAACCGCCTTTAAAACTACTTCATCTTCTGCAGCTGCTACAGCTATCTTTTTATGTGTATAATCTTTCTTTATCAACTGTATTATCTGTTCAATCCTTTCAACTTTCATAATGCTTTTTCTCCCTCCCATAATTTTGAACTTTCCAAATTATTGAGTGCCCTGAGAGCTCCTAAAGCTAGACCTTCCATTTCATACGATCCTGGATAAACCATTATCAATCCTAATTTATCTATTTTGTCTTTTATTTTTTGCACAAAATAATCGCTTTGAGCCATACCACCAGTTATTACAATTGCGTCTAATTCTCCACCCAATAATGCCGCCATTCCACCAATCTCTTTAGCAATTTGATAAGCCATTGCATCGATTATTAATCTAGCTGATTCATTCTTATTTGCCTTTTCTAAAGCATCTTTTAAACTTGGGGTACCTAAATAAGCAAACAAACCACCTTTTCCTATAAAATTAGACTTAACTTCTTCTTTTGAATAAGAAGTTAAATTCTTAAAAATCCATTTTGCAAGATCATCCATCGGCAATTCTCCACTTCTTTCAGAACTAAAAGGGCCTTCATCACTAGCATTGTTAACATCAATCATTAAGCCTTTTCTTTGAGCACCTACTGAAATCCCGCCTCCAAGATGAACTATAACAAAGTTACATTCCTCATATTTCTTATTCAATTCATTTGCTGCAAATCTTGCAACTATTTTCATATTTAGAGCGTGAAATAAACTATGTCTCTCTAATTGAGGAATACCTGAAATTCTTGATTGTGGAATAAATTCATCCACAGATATCGGATCAGTAATATAAACAGGAAGTTCTTTAGACGATTGTTTGGATAGTTCGTATGCAATAACTGCTGCTAAATTCGATGCGTGATCTACTATCGGTTTTGTTTTCAAATAATTTACCATTTCTTCATCAACCCTATAAGTACCACTTTTCATGGGAGGCAGTATTCCACCACGGG
It contains:
- the buk gene encoding butyrate kinase, producing MKKILVINPGSTSTKISIFEDDKEIISENIEHKVEDIEKCKKVMEQLPFRKKCVVDFLKRNNLSIDDLDAIAARGGILPPMKSGTYRVDEEMVNYLKTKPIVDHASNLAAVIAYELSKQSSKELPVYITDPISVDEFIPQSRISGIPQLERHSLFHALNMKIVARFAANELNKKYEECNFVIVHLGGGISVGAQRKGLMIDVNNASDEGPFSSERSGELPMDDLAKWIFKNLTSYSKEEVKSNFIGKGGLFAYLGTPSLKDALEKANKNESARLIIDAMAYQIAKEIGGMAALLGGELDAIVITGGMAQSDYFVQKIKDKIDKLGLIMVYPGSYEMEGLALGALRALNNLESSKLWEGEKAL